The Synechococcus sp. RS9916 DNA segment CTTCATGCCTTGAACGCCTTCATCCCAGCCCTTGATCACGCGACCGGCACCAAGGGGGAAGCTGAAGGGAGTGCCGCGGTCGTAGCTGGCGTCGAACTGACTGCCATCTTCGAGGGTGCCGCGGTAGTGAACGACAACCGTCTGACCAGCGCTGGCCTCAGCACCGCTACCCACCTCAAGGTCAGTAATGCGCAGGCCGCTGGCCGTGACCTGGGGTTTCTCCACGTCGATCGGTCCGCCAAGGGCGGATGCATCGGCCTGGTTGGAATCGGCTGCCATTGCAAAAAGAGTGGGGTTGGGGTCCTCAGGATCCAGCTCCATCGGAGCGGACTGGGCGGTCTGGGGCGCAGTGCTGCTGGTCGCCACAGCCTGAACGGCAGGGGTGCTGGCAGCAGGTTGGGCGGCCACCACAGTGGATGGAGCCACGATCTGGCTGACCAGAGCCACTACCAGGCAGGCCAAGCAGACCGCAGAACTGATCAAAATGTCGCGCACGGTGCTCTGCAGTTCGAGACCGAGGAATTCTGGCAGGTTTAGTCCTGACGGTCCCGC contains these protein-coding regions:
- a CDS encoding FKBP-type peptidyl-prolyl cis-trans isomerase; this encodes MRDILISSAVCLACLVVALVSQIVAPSTVVAAQPAASTPAVQAVATSSTAPQTAQSAPMELDPEDPNPTLFAMAADSNQADASALGGPIDVEKPQVTASGLRITDLEVGSGAEASAGQTVVVHYRGTLEDGSQFDASYDRGTPFSFPLGAGRVIKGWDEGVQGMKVGGKRKLVIPPDLGYGARGAGGVIPPNATLIFEVELLEVKG